In Streptomyces sannanensis, the DNA window CTTCGCGGTGCCCTTGTCGGCGGCGACGACGAGGTAGGTGTCGTCACCGTCGTGACGGACCACGTCGGCCGGCGGCACGACCTCACCCGCCACCATGTTGTCGGTGATGTCGAGCAGCGCCGAGATGAAGGTCTTGTAGCTGGCGATGCCCTCGGCCAGCCAGGCGTCCCGGTCCACGGACGGGTCCGGGAGCTGCTTGGCGACGAAGCCGCCCTTGGCGCCGACCGGCACGATGACGGTGTTCTTCACCATCTGCGCCTTGACCAGACCGAGGATCTCGGTACGGAAGTCCTCACGCCGGTCGGACCAGCGCAGACCACCGCGCGCGACCTTGCCGAAGCGCAGGTGCACACCCTCGACACGCGGCGAGTACACCCAGATCTCGTAGGCCGGGCGGGGCGCCGGCAGGTCCGGAATGGCCTGCGGGTCGAACTTCATGGAGACGTAGCCGTGCGGCTCGCCGTCCTTGGCCTTCTGGCCCCTCTTGTCACTTCCATCGCCGGCGCTCTGGCCCCTCACGCCGCTTCCATCGCCGGCGCTCTGGAAGAAGTTGGTGCGCAGCGTCGCCTTGATGACGGTGAGGAAGGAACGCAGGATGCGGTCCTCGTCCAGGCTCGCCACCTGGTCCAGGGCGGCGTCCAGCTCCTCCAGCAGAGCGTCGATCAGCTCGGTGCCGGCGTGCTGGCGCTCCGGCGACATCCGGGCCTCGAAGAGGGAGACCAGCAGCCGGGTGGTGTGGACGTTGTTACGGAGGGTGTCCTCCATGTAGTCCTGGCTGAAGGTCGAACCGGCCTGGCGCAGGTACTTGGCGTACGCACGCAGCACCACGGCCTGGCGCCAGGTGAGTCCGGCGCCGAGGACGAGGCAGTTGAAGCCGTCGTTCTCCGCGGCCCCGGTCCACACGGCGGCGAACGCTTCCTGGAAGCGCTCACGGGCGTCGTCGCCGAGGTAGTCGCCGCTGCCGGTCGCCAGCGGCATGCGCAGCCCGAAGTCGTACACCCAGGCGTGCGTACGGTCCGTGCAGCGCAGCTCGTACGGGCGCTCGTCGATGACCTCGACACCGAGCCGGTTCAGGACCGGCAGCACGGCGGAGAGGGAGACCTGCTCACCGACACGGTAGATCTTGAAGCGGCGCTCACCGGGAGCGGCGCCCACCGGCTCGTACAGCGAGAGCGCGAAGTCCCTCTGGCCGCCCTTCAGCTGCTCCAGGTGGACCAGGTCGGCCACGGCGGCGCGCGGCGTGTGGTCGGCCTTGTAGCCCTCGGAGAAGGCGTGGCCGTACCGGCGCAGCAGCTCGGCGGCACGCTCCTCGCCGCACTCGGCGTTCAGCGCCTCGGCGAAGCCGTCCTCCCAGGAGCGGGCGGCCTCGGCGAGCCGGGCCTCGATGCGCTCGGCGTCGGAGGCGGTGAGGTGGGGCAGCTCGGTGCCCTGCGGGACGCGGACGACGAAGTGCAGCCGGGACAGCACCGACTCGGTGTTCCAAGCGGTGAAGTCGACGCTGGTCCCGCCGAGCTCCTCCTTGAGGATGTCGGTCAGACGCTGCCGGACGGTGGTGTTGAAGCGGTCGCGCGGCAGGTAGACGAGGGCCGAGTAGTAGCGGCCGTACTCCTCCTGGCGCAGGTACAGCCGGAGCCGACGCCGCTCCTGCAGGAAGAGGACGCTGGTGACGGTCTCGCGCAGCTTGTCGACCGGGGTCTGGAACAGCTCGTCGCGCGGGTAGGTCTCCAGGATCTGGAGCAGGTCACGGCCGTCGTGGCTGTGGGCCGAGAAGCCGGCGCCCTTGAGGACCTCTTCGACCTTACGGCGGATGACCGGCACGCGGCGGACGGACTCGGTGTACGCGGCGGAGGAGAACAGGCCCAGGAAGCGGCGCTCGCCGACGACATTGCCCTGCTCGTCGAACTTCTTCACGCCGACGTAGTCGAGGTAGCTCGGGCGGTGCACGGTGGCGCGGCTGTTGGCCTTGGTCAGGATGAGCAGCTTGTGCTCACGGGCCTTGGCGCGGGCGTCGGCGGGCAGCCGGTTGAAGGACGGGGAGACCGGGTGGCCGTCGTCCTTGCCGCTGTGGTGCGGGTCGGAACGCAGGATGCCCAGGCCGGTGCCGGGAACGGCGGCGAGCGCGTCGCCGTCGACCAGGTTGTACTCGCGGTAGCCGAGGAAGGTGAAGTGGTCGTCGGAGAGCCAGCGGAGCAGCTCCCGGGCCTCTTCGAGCTCCATCTCACGCAGGTCGCCGGCGAGGGGCTCGTCGGGCAGGCCCCCGGCGATGCGGAGCGCGGCGTCGCGCATCTTCTCCCAGTCCTCGACGGCCTCGCGGACGTCGGACAGGACACGCAGCAGATCGGCGGTGATCTGCTTCAGGTCGGCGCGGTCGGTCTCGCGGTCGGTCTCGACATGGATCCAGGACTCGGTGAGCGCGTCGTGCGGCAGCTCGCCGGCGGCGCCGTTCAGCACCTCGATGAGCTTGCCGGTGACGTCCCGGCGCACGGTGACCTGCGGGTGGATCACGACATGGATGCCGCGGCCCTGACGGGAGAGCTCATTGGTGACGGAGTCGACCAGGAACGGCATGTCGTCGGTGACGACCTCGACGACGGAGTGGCTGCAGGTCCAGCCGTTCTCCTCGACGGTCGGGGTGTGCACCCGGACGTTCGCGGTGCCCTGCGGGCGGTTCTCCGCGAGCCGGTAGTGCGACACGGCCGCGCCGAAGACGTCGACCGGGTCACGGTCGGCGAGGTCCTCTGGAGCGGTGTGGAGGTAGTAGCGCTGGAGGTACGAGTGGAGGACGTCCTGATCGGGACCCTCCTCGATCTCGGACCCAGTCGGTAGTTGCCCCCCGACCGGGCTGTTCTCAGCTACCCGGGCGGCCCGTGCGAGCAGCTCGGCCTTGGCTTCGTCCAGCTTGGTCTGCATGTCCTCTGGCTCCTGTCGCGCGCCGTTGCGTGACGTAGGTGAAAGAAGTGACGCAACGCCGGGGCTCGGGCTTTCCGGCCGGATTCGACGTCGTGTCGGGATAAGAGATGTCCGTGCCGCTGCCGGTCGTTTCCGGCCGGCAGCCACGGTCGCGAAGACCGGCGATCGCCCGGGCACGATGGTGCTCCGGGCGCAGTCCCCCAGCTGTCGCTGGGCGGTACCCCCGTGGGGCTCCGCTGCCCCCGAGGAATATCGCGCTGATCACGCCCCCAAGGCTATCGCTCCGGACCCGGTAGCCGTCATGAGCCGTATGTGTACAAAAGCAGGGGCCCAAGTTTGACACTCTGGACAGCGACACATGACCTCTTGGCAAACAAGCCATGCCGGTGCACCTTGACCGGGACGGCACAGAGGCCGGAACAGCGCAGAGAGGGGAGCAAGGGCCATGGCACCGAAGATCCTGATCGTGACCGGCGACGCGGCGGAGTCGCTGGAAGTCCTCTACCCGTACCAGCGGCTGCGTGAGGAGGGGTACGAAGTCCATATCGCGGCTCCGGCCCGCAAGCACCTGCGCTTCGTCGTCCACGACTTCGAGCCCGGGTACGACACCTACACGGAGAAGCCCGGCTACACCTGGCCGGCCGATCTGGCCTTCTCCGAAGTGGACCCGGGACAGTACGCCGCGCTGGTGATCCCGGGCGGCCGGGCCCCCGAGTATCTGCGCAACGACGCGGAACTACGCAAGATCCTCAAGTACTTCTTCGACGCGGACAAGCCCGTCGCCCAGATCTGCCACGGCCCGCTGCTGACGGCCGCGGTCGGCGGCCTCGTCGGCCGCCGCGTCACCTCCTATCCCGCCCTGGAACTCGACATGCAGGCGGCGGGCGCCACCTTCCACGACGCCGAAGCGGTCGTCGACGGCACCCTGGTCTCCTCCCGCGCCTGGCCGGACCACTCGGCCTGGATGCGTGAATTCCTCACCGTGCTCCGCGCCAAGTCACCGGTCACCTGACACCACCCGACCGCCGGGGCCCGGCAGGAGGTCCGGCAGGTCAGGCCTCGGCCTCCGCCAGCCGGACCGCTTCCGCCAGTGTGTCCACCACCGGCACCCCCGCCGCCTCCAGGCTGGCCCGGCTGTGCGAGCCTCCGGTGTAGAGCACCGCCCGCGCACCCACATGGGCCGCCGCCACCGCGTCGTCGACCGCGTCACCGATGACGACCACCCGCTTCGCGGGTATGCCGTTCAGCGCGGCGATGTGCCGTGCCATGTGCTCGGACTTGCCGCCTCCCGAGGGGCCGGTACGCCCGTCGACCCGTACGAAGCGCCGCTCGATGCCGAAGCCCCGCACCAGCGGCACCAGGTCCTCGTGCCCGTACATGCTCAGGATCGACTGGCTGTGCCCCGCGCCCTGCCAGGTCGCGAGGAGGGACTCCGCCCCCTCGGCGAGCAGGCAGCCCTCCCGGGCCAGCGTGTAGTGCCGGTGGAACACGTCGTCCATCCGCACCCACTCGGCATCCGTGGGCATCCGCCCCAGCAGCCGTTCGTAGAAGAGGGGTATCGGCACGCAGTACATCGCTCGGTACCGCTCCAGCGTGATCGGCTCCAGGCCTATCTCGGCGAAGGCGGCATTGGTCGCCCGGATGACGGCGTCGGTGTCATGGAAGAGCGTGCCGTTCCAGTCCCAGACGATATGTGTGCGTACGTGCATCCCCATGGAAGGGAAGATACCCGGCAGGACTGACAGACCACCCTCAGCCGATGAGGTTGGGAATCTCCTGGACGCCGTACCAGAGCAGCTCATGGTCCTCTGCCCCGTCCACCGTGAACTGCGCGTCGTCGTCCCCGCGGTCCGCGTCGGCCAGCGCGTCGGCCGCTGCGGCCACGTCCTGTCCCGCGTCGACGGAGTCGACATGCACCGAGGCCGCCTTGGCCAGCGGAACCGGGGAGGCGATCCGCACCTGGCCCAGCGTAGCGACCTCGAGGCCCGGCTCCGCGGACGCGGCACCGTCCGGCACGTCGACGGCGACGACTACACGCCGTCGGGGCGCACCGGGGTCGGCGGCGAGCAGCCGCAGCGACGCAAGCGCGGCGCGGTTCAGCGCGGCGTACTCCAGCTCCTCGATGTCGTCCGAGACGTACCACTCGCGCAGCCCCGGAGTGACCGCATAGGCCGTCAGCGGGGCGGGCCCGACCTCACTCGCGGTGTGCGCCTGTGCGAGACCGGGGAGGGTCAGAGGGACGTAGACGCGCATGGCAGGCCGCTTTCGTAGTCGGAGACGCCCATCAGGATACGTGCGCCGTCCCCCTTCAGGGTGCGGACAAGGGCCTGTGCGGCGTCCACCCGGCAACCTCCGGCGCGTGCCGCGGCCGCCTGCACCGGGGCAGAAATCACTCTGATAGGTGAATCTGAGCGCCCCCACCACTGCCCTCTTGACCGGATTGCGACCGCTCTGCCGGACCCGTAGAAGAACCCCCGTCAAGTTACCGCCTGGTAGAAGAGCCGGGCCCGGCAGAACGGGGACCATCGCCATGGAACGGACCATCAGCGGCGCGACCAGGAACAGGACCCGGCCCCCGGGCCGCCGCGACCAGCGCGGCCCCCGCACAGCGCCGCTCCTCCCGCCACAGCCGAAGCCGCAGGACTGGTTCGCGGAACGCCTGCTGGCGGTCCTCAGCGGCCAGCGCCCGGTCCACTGGATGCTCGGCCACACCGTCGGCGAGGCATACGAACAGCTCATCCGGCTCGCACCCGCCACCCCACTCCGGACGCACGGCCTGCGCCCCGTGCTCCGCGGCTGCGGCGCGTACCGCCCCAGGCCCGGCGCGATCGAGGCCTTCGCCCGTATCGGCGCGGGTGGCCGCATCCGCGCGATGGCCTTCCGCCTGGAACAGGGCCCCGACCTCCGCTGGCGCTGCGCGGCGGTGGAACTGGGCGGCGAACTCGAGCCGCACCCGAGCCCGTCCAGGGCCTGAACGCCGCGGGGCCGGACACCGTCACGGTGTCCGGCCCCGCCGGAGAGTGCGTGCCGTGCGCTAATTCTTGCGGCGGCGCCCGCCGCCCTTCTGCGCCTTGCGGCGCTCCGCACGCGTCAGGCCGTCGGCCTCGGAACGGACCGGGCCGCCGTCCACCGAGAAGTCGCCCTCGACGGTGTCGCCCTCGCCGTCGACCTTGGGCGCCACGTAGTGCAGCCGATCGGGGCGCTGCGGGGCGTCCAGGCCCTTGGCGCGGATCTCCGGGCGGACCGCACCGGCGGGCACGACGTCCTCCTTGGCCAGCTGCGCGGGCACCGCTTCCTCGACCGGGACCTCCTCGACCTGCTGCTCCACCTGGACCTCCAGGTTGAACAGGTAGCCGACGGACTCCTCCTTGATGCCCTCCATCATGGCCGTGAACATGTCGAAGCCCTCCCGCTGGTACTCGACCAGCGGGTCCTTCTGGGCCATCGCACGCAGGCCGATGCCCTCCTGGAGGTAGTCCATCTCGTAGAGGTGCTCACGCCACTTGCGGTCCAGCACCGACAGCACCACGCGCCGCTCCAGCTCGCGCATGATGTCGGAGCCGAGCTGCTTCTCGCGCGCGTCGTACTGCTCGTGGATGTCGTCCTTGACGGACTCGGCGATGAACTCGGCGGTGATGCCGGCCCGGTCGCCCGCCGCCTCCTCCAGCTCGTCGACGGTGGCCTTCACCGGGTAGAGCTGCTTGAAGGCGCCCCACAGCCGGTCCAGGTCCCACTCCTCGGCGAAGCCCTCGACGGTCTCGGCCTGGATGTAGGCGTCGATCGTGTCGTCCATGAAGTGGCGCACCTGCTCGTGCAGGTCCTCGCCCTCCAGGACGCGGCGGCGCTCGCCGTAGATGACCTCACGCTGACGGTTGAGCACCTCGTCGTACTTCAGGACATTCTTGCGCGTCTCGAAGTTCTGCTGCTCGACCTGCGACTGGGCGGACGCGATGGCGCGCGTCACCATCTTGTTCTCGATCGGCACATCGTCCGGGACGTTGGCCATCGCCATGACGCGCTCGACCATCTGGGCCTTGAAGAGCCGCATGAGGTCGTCGCCGAGCGACAGGTAGAAGCGGGACTCGCCGGGGTCGCCCTGACGGCCGGAGCGGCCGCGCAGCTGGTTGTCGATACGCCGCGACTCGTGGCGCTCGGTGCCCAGGACGTAGAGCCCGCCGAGCTCCTTGACCTCCTCGAACTCGGCCTTCACCGCGGCGTGGGCCTTCTCCAGCGCGGCGGGCAGGGCCTGGGCCCACTCCTCCACGTGCTCGTCGGGGTCGAGGCCGCGCTGGCGCAGCTCCGCCTCGGCGAGGTCGTCGGGGTTGCCGCCGAGCTTGATGTCCGTACCGCGGCCGGCCATGTTCGTGGCGACGGTGACGGCGCCCTTGCGGCCGGCCTGGGCCACGATGGAGGCCTCGCGCTCGTGGTTCTTGGCGTTCAGCACCTCGTGCTGGATGCCGCGCTTGTTCAGCTGCTGCGAGAGGTACTCGGACTTCTCGACCGAGGTGGTGCCGACCAGGATCGGCTGGCCCTTCTCGTGCTTCTCGGCGATGTCCTCGACGACCGCGTCGAACTTGGCGACCTCGGTGCGGTAGATCAGGTCCGACTGGTCCTGGCGGATCATCGGCCGGTTCGTCGGGATCGGGACCACGCCGAGCTTGTAGATCTGGTGGAACTCGGCGGCCTCGGTCATGGCCGTACCGGTCATGCCGGACAGCTTGTCGTAGAGGCGGAAGAAGTTCTGCAGGGTGATCGTCGCGAGAGTCTGGTTCTCGTCCTTGATGTCCACCCCTTCCTTCGCCTCGATCGCCTGGTGCATGCCCTCGTTGTAGCGGCGGCCGGCAAGGATACGGCCGGTGTGCTCGTCGACGATCATGACTTCGCCGTCCATGACGACGTAGTCCTTGTCGCGCTTGAAGAGCTCCTTGGCCTTGATGGCGTTGTTGAGGTAGCCCACCAGCGGGGTGTTCACCGACTCGTAGAGGTTGTCGATGCCGAGCCAGTCCTCGACCTTCGAGACACCGGACTCGTGGATGGCGACGGTGCGCTTCTTCTCGTCGACCTCGTAGTCGCCGGTTTCCTCGATGCCCTTGAGCTGGTTGCCCGCCTCGCCCTTCTCCAGGCGCCTGACCAGCTTGGCGAAGTCGGCGTACCACTTGGTGGCCTGGTCGGCGGGGCCGGAGATGATCAGCGGCGTACGGGCCTCGTCGATGAGGATCGAGTCGACCTCGTCGACGACCGCGAAGTTGTGGCCGCGCTGGACGAGCTCGTCCTGGGACCACGCCATGTTGTCGCGCAGGTAGTCGAAGCCGAACTCGTTGTTCGTGCCGTACGTGATGTCGCAGGCGTACTGCTCGCGGCGCTGCGCCGGCGTCATGTTGGCGAGGATGCAGCCGACCGAGAGGCCGAGGAAGCGATGGACGCGGCCCATCATCTCGGAGTCGCGCTCGGCCAGGTAGTCGTTGACCGTGATCAGGTGGACACCCTTGCCGGACAACGCGTTCAGGTACGTCGGGAGGGTACCGACGAGGGTCTTGCCCTCACCGGTCTTCATCTCGGCGACGTAACCCAGGTGCAGAGCGGCACCGCCCATCAGCTGGACGTCGTAGTGCCGCTGGCCGAGCACGCGCTTGGCGGCCTCACGGACAGTGGCGAAGGCCTCGGGAAGCAGGTCGTCCAGGCTCTCGCCGTTGGCGTACCGCTCCTTGTACTCATCGGTGAGGGCGCGCAGCTCGGCGTCGGAGAGGCTGACGAAGTCCTCTTCGATGGAGTTGACCTGGTCCGCGATGCGGTGCAGCTTGCGCAGGATCTTGCCTTCGCCTGCACGCATGATCTTTGAGAGGACGGACACGGGGGTGGGTCTCCTTGCCGGTCGGGCCTGGCGCGGTCGAATTCTTTTGAGCAACGGCCATCGTATGCGAGGACCCCGCCGCGCCGGGAGGTCCGCAATGAGGACAACGCGCGAGGCGTCGCCGAGGTGCCGCACCGGGCTGCGAAAACGCATGGCGAGTCGGCGCCCGCGGTGACGACAATCGGTTGATGGAACCCGTCACTCTCACCACCGAGCGCCTGCTGCTGCGCAGCGTCGAACCCGCCGACACCGAGGCCGTCTTCCTGGCCTGCCAGGACCCCGACGTCCAGCGCTGGACCACTGTCCCCTCGCCGTACGAGCGGGAGCACGCGGTCTCCTTCACCGAGCAGACGGTCCCTGACGGCTGGCGCAACGGCACGATGTGCACTTTCGCACTGCTCCCCCGCGACAGCCGCGACGGAGGCCCCCTGCTGGGGTGCATGTCGGTGATGGTGCGTTCCCTTCCCGGCACCTGGGAGATCGGCTACTGGACCGCCAAGGAACACCGGGGCCACGGGTACACGGCGGAGGCCATGCTGGCGCTCGCCCGCTGGGCTTTCACCGAGCTGGGCACGGAGCGGCTCGAATGGCGCGCCGAGGTCGGCAACGCCGGCTCGCGGGCGGTGGCGGAGAGGGCCGGTTTCGTCATCGAGGGCATACAGCGCTCGGGGCTTCTCAACAATGGCACCCGCAGGGACAGCTGGCTCGGTGCACTGGTCCCGTCCGACCTGGGGCTGACCTCCGCGCACCCTTATCTTCCGGCGCGGGCCTGAATCTTCCGGCTCGACAGCCCGGGCCCGGGTGTCACTGGCAGCCCCTAGAGTGCGGGGCATGACGACCCTGCCGCGGCCGCGTCCCGCCGCCGAACTCTCCGCCGACGACGCCCGCCGCATGGCGCTGCGCGCCCAGGGCCTCCTGGGCGCGCCCGACCGGCGGTCTGGGGTGCGGGGCGTTCTGCGTCACCTCGGCGCGGTGCAGTTGGACACGATCTCGGTGCTGGCCCGGTCGCA includes these proteins:
- a CDS encoding NAD-glutamate dehydrogenase, translated to MQTKLDEAKAELLARAARVAENSPVGGQLPTGSEIEEGPDQDVLHSYLQRYYLHTAPEDLADRDPVDVFGAAVSHYRLAENRPQGTANVRVHTPTVEENGWTCSHSVVEVVTDDMPFLVDSVTNELSRQGRGIHVVIHPQVTVRRDVTGKLIEVLNGAAGELPHDALTESWIHVETDRETDRADLKQITADLLRVLSDVREAVEDWEKMRDAALRIAGGLPDEPLAGDLREMELEEARELLRWLSDDHFTFLGYREYNLVDGDALAAVPGTGLGILRSDPHHSGKDDGHPVSPSFNRLPADARAKAREHKLLILTKANSRATVHRPSYLDYVGVKKFDEQGNVVGERRFLGLFSSAAYTESVRRVPVIRRKVEEVLKGAGFSAHSHDGRDLLQILETYPRDELFQTPVDKLRETVTSVLFLQERRRLRLYLRQEEYGRYYSALVYLPRDRFNTTVRQRLTDILKEELGGTSVDFTAWNTESVLSRLHFVVRVPQGTELPHLTASDAERIEARLAEAARSWEDGFAEALNAECGEERAAELLRRYGHAFSEGYKADHTPRAAVADLVHLEQLKGGQRDFALSLYEPVGAAPGERRFKIYRVGEQVSLSAVLPVLNRLGVEVIDERPYELRCTDRTHAWVYDFGLRMPLATGSGDYLGDDARERFQEAFAAVWTGAAENDGFNCLVLGAGLTWRQAVVLRAYAKYLRQAGSTFSQDYMEDTLRNNVHTTRLLVSLFEARMSPERQHAGTELIDALLEELDAALDQVASLDEDRILRSFLTVIKATLRTNFFQSAGDGSGVRGQSAGDGSDKRGQKAKDGEPHGYVSMKFDPQAIPDLPAPRPAYEIWVYSPRVEGVHLRFGKVARGGLRWSDRREDFRTEILGLVKAQMVKNTVIVPVGAKGGFVAKQLPDPSVDRDAWLAEGIASYKTFISALLDITDNMVAGEVVPPADVVRHDGDDTYLVVAADKGTAKFSDIANEVAVSYGFWLGDAFASGGSAGYDHKGMGITARGAWESVKRHFRELGHDTQTQDFTVVGVGDMSGDVFGNGMLLSEHIRLVAAFDHRHIFIDPNPDAATSHAERRRLFELPRSSWADYNTELLSAGGGVHPRTAKSIPVNAHMREALGIEPGITKMTPAELMQAVLKAPVDLLWNGGIGTYVKATSESNTDVGDKANDAIRVNGADLRVKVVGEGGNLGLTQLGRIEIARHGGKVNTDAIDNSAGVDTSDHEVNIKVLLNGLVADGDMTVKQRNKLLAEMTDEVGALVLRNNYAQNVALTNAVAQSPSLLHAHQRFMRKLGRDGALDRSLEFLPNDRQIRELLNNKQGLTQPELAVLLAYTKITVADELIRTALPDDPHLRKLLHAYFPKALRERFPEAVDTHALRREIITTILVNDTVNTGGSTFLHRLREETGASLEEIVRAQTAAREIFGLGQVWDDVEALDNRVASEVQTRIRLHSRRLVERGTRWLLNNRPQPLELTETIDFFSEGVARVWAELPKLVRGTDQEWYQSVLDDMAAAGVPEGLALRVAGFSSVFPALDIVAIADRTGKDVMDVAEVYYDLADRLSITQLMDRILELPRSDRWQSMARASIREDLFAAHAALTADVLSVGNGTSTPEERFKAWEEKNTAILGRARTTLEEIQTSDAFDLANLSVAMRTMRSLLRSHS
- a CDS encoding DJ-1/PfpI family protein; this encodes MAPKILIVTGDAAESLEVLYPYQRLREEGYEVHIAAPARKHLRFVVHDFEPGYDTYTEKPGYTWPADLAFSEVDPGQYAALVIPGGRAPEYLRNDAELRKILKYFFDADKPVAQICHGPLLTAAVGGLVGRRVTSYPALELDMQAAGATFHDAEAVVDGTLVSSRAWPDHSAWMREFLTVLRAKSPVT
- a CDS encoding HAD family hydrolase, which produces MGMHVRTHIVWDWNGTLFHDTDAVIRATNAAFAEIGLEPITLERYRAMYCVPIPLFYERLLGRMPTDAEWVRMDDVFHRHYTLAREGCLLAEGAESLLATWQGAGHSQSILSMYGHEDLVPLVRGFGIERRFVRVDGRTGPSGGGKSEHMARHIAALNGIPAKRVVVIGDAVDDAVAAAHVGARAVLYTGGSHSRASLEAAGVPVVDTLAEAVRLAEAEA
- a CDS encoding DUF6912 family protein encodes the protein MRVYVPLTLPGLAQAHTASEVGPAPLTAYAVTPGLREWYVSDDIEELEYAALNRAALASLRLLAADPGAPRRRVVVAVDVPDGAASAEPGLEVATLGQVRIASPVPLAKAASVHVDSVDAGQDVAAAADALADADRGDDDAQFTVDGAEDHELLWYGVQEIPNLIG
- a CDS encoding Rv3235 family protein, whose protein sequence is MERTISGATRNRTRPPGRRDQRGPRTAPLLPPQPKPQDWFAERLLAVLSGQRPVHWMLGHTVGEAYEQLIRLAPATPLRTHGLRPVLRGCGAYRPRPGAIEAFARIGAGGRIRAMAFRLEQGPDLRWRCAAVELGGELEPHPSPSRA
- the secA gene encoding preprotein translocase subunit SecA, yielding MSVLSKIMRAGEGKILRKLHRIADQVNSIEEDFVSLSDAELRALTDEYKERYANGESLDDLLPEAFATVREAAKRVLGQRHYDVQLMGGAALHLGYVAEMKTGEGKTLVGTLPTYLNALSGKGVHLITVNDYLAERDSEMMGRVHRFLGLSVGCILANMTPAQRREQYACDITYGTNNEFGFDYLRDNMAWSQDELVQRGHNFAVVDEVDSILIDEARTPLIISGPADQATKWYADFAKLVRRLEKGEAGNQLKGIEETGDYEVDEKKRTVAIHESGVSKVEDWLGIDNLYESVNTPLVGYLNNAIKAKELFKRDKDYVVMDGEVMIVDEHTGRILAGRRYNEGMHQAIEAKEGVDIKDENQTLATITLQNFFRLYDKLSGMTGTAMTEAAEFHQIYKLGVVPIPTNRPMIRQDQSDLIYRTEVAKFDAVVEDIAEKHEKGQPILVGTTSVEKSEYLSQQLNKRGIQHEVLNAKNHEREASIVAQAGRKGAVTVATNMAGRGTDIKLGGNPDDLAEAELRQRGLDPDEHVEEWAQALPAALEKAHAAVKAEFEEVKELGGLYVLGTERHESRRIDNQLRGRSGRQGDPGESRFYLSLGDDLMRLFKAQMVERVMAMANVPDDVPIENKMVTRAIASAQSQVEQQNFETRKNVLKYDEVLNRQREVIYGERRRVLEGEDLHEQVRHFMDDTIDAYIQAETVEGFAEEWDLDRLWGAFKQLYPVKATVDELEEAAGDRAGITAEFIAESVKDDIHEQYDAREKQLGSDIMRELERRVVLSVLDRKWREHLYEMDYLQEGIGLRAMAQKDPLVEYQREGFDMFTAMMEGIKEESVGYLFNLEVQVEQQVEEVPVEEAVPAQLAKEDVVPAGAVRPEIRAKGLDAPQRPDRLHYVAPKVDGEGDTVEGDFSVDGGPVRSEADGLTRAERRKAQKGGGRRRKN
- a CDS encoding GNAT family N-acetyltransferase; translation: MEPVTLTTERLLLRSVEPADTEAVFLACQDPDVQRWTTVPSPYEREHAVSFTEQTVPDGWRNGTMCTFALLPRDSRDGGPLLGCMSVMVRSLPGTWEIGYWTAKEHRGHGYTAEAMLALARWAFTELGTERLEWRAEVGNAGSRAVAERAGFVIEGIQRSGLLNNGTRRDSWLGALVPSDLGLTSAHPYLPARA